In Populus alba chromosome 9, ASM523922v2, whole genome shotgun sequence, a genomic segment contains:
- the LOC118027716 gene encoding peptidyl-prolyl cis-trans isomerase FKBP42: MEEIPSQSIGKDDENEMAKEEAAVVHGEPLQDGNLPPKVESAVEILQEKVTKQIIKEGHGQKPSKYATCFLHYRAWTESTQHKFDDTWHEQRPFEMVLGKEKNEMAGLAVGVSSMKAGERALLHVGWELGYGKEGNFSFPNVPPMADIIYEVELIGFDEVKEGKARGDMTAEERIGAADRRKMDGNSLFKEEKLEEAMQQYEMAIAYLGDDFMFQLFGKYRDMALAVKNPCHLNMAACLIKLERYEEAIAQCTIVLVEDENNAKALFRRGKARAELGQTDAAREDFLKARKHAPEDKAILRELRLLDEHDKAIYKKQKEIYRGIFGPPPQPKPKPTNVLVRTWQWLILVCQWLLSLIYRLFRRERHKAD; encoded by the exons ATGGAGGAGATTCCAAGCCAATCGATtg gtaaagatgatgaaaatgaaatggCTAAGGAAGAAGCTGCGGTTGTGCATGGTGAGCCTTTGCAAGATGGGAATCTTCCTCCGAAAGTCGAATCCGCTGTTGAAATACTTCAAGAGAAAGTCACCAAGCAAATCATTAAGGAAGGTCATGGTCAGAAGCCATCCAAATATGCAACATGCTTTT TGCACTACAGGGCATGGACAGAAAGCACCCAGCACAAGTTTGATGATACATGGCATGAACAACGACCATTTGAAATGGTTTTAGGAAAAG AGAAGAATGAAATGGCGGGTTTAGCTGTTGGTGTTTCCAGTATGAAGGCTGGTGAACGTGCCCTCTTACATGTGGGCTGGGAATTAGGCTATGGGAAAGAAGGGAACTTTTCTTTCCCAAATGTTCCTCCCATGGCAGATATAATATATGAAGTCGAGCTTATTGGATTTGATGAAGTCAAAGAA GGGAAAGCTCGTGGTGATATGACTGCAGAAGAGAGGATCGGTGCAGCAGATCGAAGAAAAATGGATGGAAATTCTCTATTTAAGGAGGAAAAACTTGAGGAGGCTATGCAGCAGTATGAAATG GCAATTGCATATTTGGGCGATGACTTTATGTTTCAGCTGTTTGGCAAGTACCGAGACATGGCATTGGCAGTGAAGAATCCATGTCATCTTAACATGGCGGCATGTCTGATCAAGCTTGAGCGCTATGAAGAAGCCATTGCACAATGCACCATT GTATTGGTAGAGGATGAAAACAATGCTAAGGCTTTGTTCAGAAGAGGGAAGGCCAGAGCAGAGCTTGGGCAGACAGATGCTGCCCGGGAAGACTTTCTCAAGGCACGTAAACATGCACCTGAAGACAAGGCAATTTTGAGGGAGTTACGTTTGCTGGATGAGCATGATAAAGCTATATATAAGAAGCAAAAGGAGATATATAGAGGGATTTTCGGACCACCACCACAGCCGAAACCGAAGCCAACTAATGTGCTGGTTCGCACATGGCAATGGTTAATCCTCGTCTGCCAATGGCTGCTATCACTGATTTATCGCCTCTTCAGGCGTGAAAGGCACAAAGCCGACTAA